CGCCCGTTCGCAGGTATATTTTTCCATAGGAGTTCCTTTTGAGAGGGCATGGTTGCCCCAGCTTGCCAGAACCTATCCTGGTCTTCTTATGGTAAAGACCGATGAGGGGCTGGAGAAAAGGCCCATTGCAGGGCATCACCACCATGATGGGCATGGTCATGGCAAAAAACATAAGCATGATACGAGTTTTCCTGACCCCCATGTCTGGCTGTCCCCTCAGCTTGTTCTGCATCAGATTAATTTGATTCATAGTGTGCTTAAAGAAAAATTTCCTTCTTCTGCAAGAGATTTTGACGAGGGCTATACTGCCTTTGTCAAGGAAGTCATGGACACAGATACTGAGATAAGGAGTATTCTTGCGGGTAAGGAAGGTGGTAGTTTTTTTGTTTTTCATCCCTCATGGGGTTACTTTGCCCATGATTACGGACTTGAGCAGATTCCGGTGGAGGTTGGTGGCAGAGAGCCGACCCCTGGTGAGCTGGCCAGAATGATACGCATGGCGAGGGAAA
This is a stretch of genomic DNA from Desulfobotulus mexicanus. It encodes these proteins:
- a CDS encoding metal ABC transporter solute-binding protein, Zn/Mn family gives rise to the protein MIDLKRIFILFMILAVPSLSLAVQKPVVTVSILPQKHFVEKIAGDHLEVHVMVAPGASPASYEPDPSQILQLARSQVYFSIGVPFERAWLPQLARTYPGLLMVKTDEGLEKRPIAGHHHHDGHGHGKKHKHDTSFPDPHVWLSPQLVLHQINLIHSVLKEKFPSSARDFDEGYTAFVKEVMDTDTEIRSILAGKEGGSFFVFHPSWGYFAHDYGLEQIPVEVGGREPTPGELARMIRMAREKNASVVFVQPQFSDRAANIIAESVQARVVTLDPLAENWRENLLKAARAMEEHVR